A stretch of Pristis pectinata isolate sPriPec2 chromosome 26, sPriPec2.1.pri, whole genome shotgun sequence DNA encodes these proteins:
- the zmp:0000001088 gene encoding trypsin: MHCCEAEGAVNGERLRTKEAEAQGLDHLMAIWQRRIVGGHSVLPHSIRYQVSLKRPGGIHYCGGSLIHRRWVLTAAHCKVGGAESVQIIAGEHSITRYEGTEQMFCPSKMIPHPRYDPESKDSDIMLIKLSRPARLNYFVGIVPLPRRRSSLEADTLCRVSGWGFISPNGKFMPRKLRAVRLPIVSNSQCNRTDSYNGNITANMICAGFKTGGKDSCQGDSGGPLVCKGRIYGIVSWGKLCGDGIYPGVYTAVARFRNWIIRTINQS; this comes from the exons ATGCATTGCTGTGAAGCGGAGGGAGCCGTCAATGGTGAAAGGCTGCGGACCAAGGAAGCTGAGGCTCAGGGTCTGGATCACCTGATGGCCATCT GGCAGCGGCGAATTGTCGGTGGGCATTCAGTGTTGCCTCATTCCATCAGATACCAAGTGTCTCTGAAAAGACCAGGAGGGATTCATTACTGTGGAGGGTCTTTGATCCACCGAAGATGGGTTCTGACAGCTGCACACTGCAAAGTTGG AGGTGCTGAGTCTGTGCAGATAATTGCAGGGGAGCACTCAATAACCAGATATGAAGGGACCGAACAAATGTTTTGCCCATCTAAGATGATTCCCCATCCTCGATATGACCCAGAGAGCAAAGATTCTGACATCATGTTGATTAAG CTGTCACGACCTGCCAGGTTGAATTATTTTGTGGGCATTGTACCTTTGCCTCGTCGAAGATCGTCACTGGAAGCAGACACATTATGTCGAGTGTCAGGATGGGGTTTCATCAGTCCTAATGGAAAGTTCATGCCAAGGAAGTTGAGGGCAGTTAGACTGCCCATCGTGTCCAATTCACAGTGTAACCGCACTGATTCATACAATGGGAACATCACTGCCAACATGATCTGTGCTGGGTTCAAAACAGGAGGCAAAGATTCCTGCCAG GGGGATTCTGGTGGTCCTTTGGTTTGTAAAGGCAGAATATACGGGATAGTATCCTGGGGCAAGCTTTGTGGAGACGGGATTTATCCTGGGGTATATACAGCTGTGGCCAGGTTCCGTAACTGGATCATTAGAACCATCAACCAGTCATAA